Proteins from a single region of Gossypium arboreum isolate Shixiya-1 chromosome 1, ASM2569848v2, whole genome shotgun sequence:
- the LOC108485874 gene encoding uncharacterized protein LOC108485874 isoform X2 — protein MQATRRNFKLAVAARMQYRTSQRQNQKRRLRSVNSRMKRLRVEMKEITAEQREIKEGQRQVREKFEAIELHCEELRKETMLITQQSAKTQIRLALMFQILKARQNQELDKAAIITHALREVVAREEQELDASKK, from the exons atgcAGGCGACAAGGAGGAACTTCAAGCTAGCGGTGGCTGCGAGAATGCAGTACAGGACATCACAAAGACAGAATCAG AAGAGAAGGTTGAGAAGTGTAAACTCTCGCATGAAAAGGTTAAGAGTGGAGATGAAAGAAATAACTGCGGAGCAAAGAGAGATAAAAGAGGGGCAAAGACAAGTACGAGAAAAATTTGAAGCCATTGAATTGCACTGTGAAGAACTTCGAAAAGAGACTATGCTTATAACACAACAAAGTGCAAAAACCCAAATCCGCCTTGCTCTAATGTTCCAAATCTTGAAAGCTAGACAAAACCAAGAGCTTGACAAGGCAGCCATAATCACTCATGCTCTCCG TGAAGTTGTAGCAAGAGAAGAGCAGGAATTGGATGCATCGAAAAAATGA
- the LOC108485874 gene encoding uncharacterized protein LOC108485874 isoform X1: MQATRRNFKLAVAARMQYRTSQRQNQQKRRLRSVNSRMKRLRVEMKEITAEQREIKEGQRQVREKFEAIELHCEELRKETMLITQQSAKTQIRLALMFQILKARQNQELDKAAIITHALREVVAREEQELDASKK; this comes from the exons atgcAGGCGACAAGGAGGAACTTCAAGCTAGCGGTGGCTGCGAGAATGCAGTACAGGACATCACAAAGACAGAATCAG CAGAAGAGAAGGTTGAGAAGTGTAAACTCTCGCATGAAAAGGTTAAGAGTGGAGATGAAAGAAATAACTGCGGAGCAAAGAGAGATAAAAGAGGGGCAAAGACAAGTACGAGAAAAATTTGAAGCCATTGAATTGCACTGTGAAGAACTTCGAAAAGAGACTATGCTTATAACACAACAAAGTGCAAAAACCCAAATCCGCCTTGCTCTAATGTTCCAAATCTTGAAAGCTAGACAAAACCAAGAGCTTGACAAGGCAGCCATAATCACTCATGCTCTCCG TGAAGTTGTAGCAAGAGAAGAGCAGGAATTGGATGCATCGAAAAAATGA
- the LOC128284350 gene encoding uncharacterized protein LOC128284350 isoform X1 codes for MKTMQCSMFTSRKKRHHYHTLPFPKPELLWRCYQQKRKKQERLSSRMKRIRSDMKEISEEQKEIKERQRKEREKFEAIELECEELRNQTILIAQQTASTQIRLALMLQILKARENLEFDKAVMLTNALREVIARK; via the exons ATGAAAACAATGCAATGTTCCATGTTTACGAGTAGGAAAAAGAGACATCATTATCATACCCTTCCATTTCCAAAACCGGAACTCCTATGGAGATGCTATCAG CAGAAGAGGAAAAAGCAGGAAAGACTAAGCAGTCGCATGAAAAGGATAAGGTCGGATATGAAAGAAATAAGTGAAGAACAAAAAGAGATCAAAGAGaggcaaagaaaagaaagagaaaaatttGAAGCAATTGAATTAGAATGCGAGGAACTGAGAAACCAGACAATCCTCATAGCACAACAAACTGCGAGCACCCAAATTCGTCTTGCTCTAATGTTGCAAATCTTGAAAGCAAGAGAAAACCTAGAGTTCGACAAGGCAGTCATGCTCACTAATGCTCTCCG TGAAGTGATAGCGAGAAAATAG
- the LOC128284350 gene encoding uncharacterized protein LOC128284350 isoform X2, protein MKTMQCSMFTSRKKRHHYHTLPFPKPELLWRCYQKRKKQERLSSRMKRIRSDMKEISEEQKEIKERQRKEREKFEAIELECEELRNQTILIAQQTASTQIRLALMLQILKARENLEFDKAVMLTNALREVIARK, encoded by the exons ATGAAAACAATGCAATGTTCCATGTTTACGAGTAGGAAAAAGAGACATCATTATCATACCCTTCCATTTCCAAAACCGGAACTCCTATGGAGATGCTATCAG AAGAGGAAAAAGCAGGAAAGACTAAGCAGTCGCATGAAAAGGATAAGGTCGGATATGAAAGAAATAAGTGAAGAACAAAAAGAGATCAAAGAGaggcaaagaaaagaaagagaaaaatttGAAGCAATTGAATTAGAATGCGAGGAACTGAGAAACCAGACAATCCTCATAGCACAACAAACTGCGAGCACCCAAATTCGTCTTGCTCTAATGTTGCAAATCTTGAAAGCAAGAGAAAACCTAGAGTTCGACAAGGCAGTCATGCTCACTAATGCTCTCCG TGAAGTGATAGCGAGAAAATAG
- the LOC128284388 gene encoding uncharacterized protein LOC128284388, producing the protein MYRFRKLLKGESSCKKLGKKKASSSWLGVMTGDIEGKRASSRKKLYKSSIQKAKRILRIKTGLANKRVMVESLMASKQDAAKTVASLRSLNMRRNELRDKLNSAIDDLVRWRALETWLMGFL; encoded by the exons ATGTATCGTTTTCGGAAATTGTTGAAAGGAGAAAG TTCATGTAAGAAACTTGGGAAAAAAAAAGCTTCTTCATCCTGGCTTGGGGTCATGACAGGTGACATTG AAGGAAAAAGGGCAAGTAGTAGAAAAAAGCTGTACAAATCCAGCATTCAG AAAGCTAAAAGAATTCTTCGGATTAAAACTGGATTGGCCAATAAAAGAGTGATGGTTGAATCATTAATGGCATCCAAACAAGATGCGGCCAAGACTGTGGCAAGCCTAAGGTCTCTCAACATGAGAAGGAATGAGCTAAGGGATAAGCTGAATAGTGCAATCGATGACTTGGTGAGATGGCGAGCTTTGGAGACTTGGTTGATGGGTTTCCTTTGA